One part of the Chloroflexota bacterium genome encodes these proteins:
- the fabF gene encoding beta-ketoacyl-ACP synthase II, with the protein MKDTRVVVTGLGAVTALGLDVPTTWSGVLAGRSGVDRITSFDPSPYKTQIAAEIKDFDPTRYLDRRTARRLDRFTHFAVAASQEAVQDSGLNLANEDPRAVGVIIGSALGGLGTLLREQEILRTRGPRRVNPFFVPAILIDTAAGQVAIELGVRGPNMAIVSACATGNGAIGEAAEIIRRGDAEVILAGGSEAVIHPITLAGLNVMGALSTRNEDPPRACRPFDAQRDGFVMGEGAAVLVLESLDHALERGAHIYAEILSYAATADAFHLAQPAEDSAGAVEAMEKALQRAGIQPTEVQYINAHGTSTALNDRSETAAIKQVFGEHAYRLAVSSTKSMTGHLLGAAGALEAVLCVKALQERVLPPTINYEHPDPECDLDYVPNQARPAPDLNVAMSNAFGLGGHNACLIMRRWEGS; encoded by the coding sequence ATGAAGGATACACGCGTGGTGGTAACCGGCTTGGGCGCAGTCACGGCATTGGGCCTGGACGTGCCGACGACCTGGTCCGGCGTCCTGGCCGGGCGATCCGGCGTCGACCGGATCACCTCTTTCGACCCAAGCCCCTACAAGACTCAAATCGCCGCCGAGATCAAGGATTTCGATCCCACACGATATCTGGACCGCCGAACGGCGCGCCGCCTGGACCGTTTCACCCACTTCGCCGTGGCGGCCAGCCAGGAGGCCGTGCAGGATTCAGGACTCAACCTGGCGAACGAGGATCCGCGAGCCGTGGGAGTGATCATCGGCTCCGCTCTGGGCGGGCTCGGGACGCTGCTGCGGGAACAGGAGATCCTCCGCACCCGCGGCCCCCGGCGTGTGAACCCGTTCTTCGTCCCCGCCATCCTGATCGACACCGCCGCCGGACAGGTGGCCATCGAGCTGGGAGTGCGCGGCCCGAACATGGCCATCGTCTCCGCCTGTGCGACGGGAAACGGGGCGATCGGGGAGGCGGCGGAGATCATCCGCCGCGGGGACGCCGAGGTCATCCTGGCCGGAGGCAGCGAGGCGGTCATCCATCCGATCACGCTGGCCGGGCTCAACGTCATGGGCGCCCTCTCCACCCGAAACGAGGATCCCCCGCGAGCCTGTCGCCCCTTCGACGCCCAGAGGGATGGCTTCGTCATGGGCGAAGGAGCAGCCGTGCTCGTCCTGGAATCGCTGGATCACGCCCTGGAGCGCGGCGCGCACATCTACGCCGAGATCCTGTCCTACGCGGCCACAGCCGACGCCTTCCATCTGGCCCAGCCGGCCGAGGACTCCGCCGGGGCCGTGGAGGCCATGGAAAAGGCCCTGCAGCGGGCCGGGATCCAGCCCACCGAGGTGCAGTATATCAACGCGCATGGCACCTCGACCGCGCTCAACGACCGCAGCGAGACGGCCGCCATCAAGCAGGTCTTCGGCGAGCACGCTTACCGGCTGGCCGTCTCCTCCACCAAGTCCATGACCGGACACCTCCTGGGAGCGGCGGGTGCCCTGGAGGCGGTGCTGTGCGTCAAGGCCCTTCAGGAGCGCGTTCTGCCGCCCACCATCAACTACGAACATCCCGATCCCGAATGCGATCTGGATTACGTACCCAACCAGGCCCGCCCCGCGCCGGACCTGAACGTGGCGATGTCCAACGCGTTCGGCCTGGGCGGACACAACGCCTGCCTGATTATGCGCCGATGGGAGGGTTCCTGA
- a CDS encoding ketoacyl-ACP synthase III: MRRYAQIIGWGKSLPNHILTNDDLARIVDTSDEWIRTRTGIRQRYIATDPRETTASLAIKAAQEALRVANVPASRVNMVIVATSSPEHIFPSTASLVQDGIGATRAGAFDLSAACSGFVYALSIARGLIASESAEYVLVIGAETLSRLVDWSDRNTCVLFGDGAGAVLVAASEVPGGILSTVLGSDGSGGDLLIVPAGGSRLPASLETVASGQHYLKMDGRGVFRFATRVMARATQEVVEQAGLTMSDIELVIPHQANRRIIESAAKQLGLDMDRMYTNLDRYGNTSTASIPIALCEAIEEGRIRQHDHLVMVGFGAGLTWGATVVQWGVPLPLPETPWWRSAQYSGSFHVAQARSFGRRVLRRLYDVVIGPREENGHAPRGLWRGGVEKLRGRRQEPDHGSPTDTFEKDS, encoded by the coding sequence GTGAGACGGTATGCGCAGATCATCGGCTGGGGCAAGAGCCTCCCGAATCACATATTGACGAACGACGACCTCGCCCGCATCGTGGACACCAGCGATGAGTGGATCCGGACACGCACCGGCATCCGCCAACGCTACATCGCCACCGATCCTCGGGAGACCACGGCGAGCCTGGCCATCAAGGCGGCCCAGGAGGCGCTCCGGGTGGCGAACGTACCGGCCAGCCGGGTGAACATGGTCATCGTCGCCACGTCCTCTCCGGAGCACATCTTCCCCTCCACCGCATCCCTCGTGCAGGACGGGATCGGCGCCACTCGCGCCGGCGCATTCGATCTGAGCGCCGCCTGCTCCGGCTTCGTGTACGCGCTGAGCATCGCCCGGGGCCTGATCGCCAGCGAGTCCGCCGAATATGTCCTGGTCATCGGGGCGGAGACCCTCTCCCGTTTAGTGGACTGGTCCGACCGCAACACCTGCGTGCTGTTCGGCGACGGGGCGGGAGCCGTCCTGGTCGCCGCCAGTGAGGTCCCGGGGGGGATCCTCTCCACCGTGTTGGGATCCGACGGATCCGGCGGGGATCTGCTCATCGTGCCGGCGGGAGGGAGCCGCCTTCCGGCCAGCCTGGAGACCGTGGCGTCCGGCCAGCATTATCTCAAGATGGACGGCCGCGGGGTGTTCCGCTTCGCCACGCGCGTGATGGCACGGGCCACGCAGGAGGTCGTGGAGCAAGCGGGGCTCACCATGAGCGATATCGAGCTGGTGATCCCACACCAAGCCAACCGTCGAATCATCGAGTCCGCCGCCAAACAACTCGGGCTCGATATGGACCGCATGTACACGAACCTGGACCGCTACGGCAACACGTCCACGGCCTCCATCCCCATCGCGCTGTGTGAGGCCATCGAGGAAGGCCGGATCCGGCAACACGATCACCTGGTCATGGTGGGATTTGGCGCCGGGCTCACCTGGGGCGCGACCGTCGTTCAGTGGGGAGTGCCCCTGCCCCTTCCCGAGACGCCCTGGTGGCGAAGCGCGCAGTACTCCGGCTCGTTCCACGTGGCCCAGGCGCGATCTTTCGGGCGCCGGGTGCTCCGCCGCCTGTACGATGTGGTCATCGGGCCGCGCGAGGAGAACGGACACGCGCCACGCGGGCTATGGCGCGGCGGCGTGGAAAAGCTGAGAGGCCGTCGACAGGAGCCCGATCACGGGTCTCCCACGGACACGTTTGAGAAGGACAGCTGA
- a CDS encoding NUDIX hydrolase has protein sequence MDSQGTSPSSASDAYPRPSVTADVVAWLVRDGAPHVLLIRRRYWPYEGHWALPGGFIDITETLEQAARRELAEETGLTDVPLEPIRLFDAPGRDPRRRVITMAYLALLGERGDGWRPRAGDDAADARWWPVADLPSLAFDHGQIIAAARAHLRRRLLGDDLGRHLLPDPFTARELRSAFSSVLGEPVSTRSVLRLLRAAGVIEGLPGGRYRYRPIAQGTWPYW, from the coding sequence ATGGATTCCCAGGGGACCTCACCCTCATCCGCTTCCGATGCGTACCCCCGGCCGTCCGTCACCGCAGACGTGGTCGCCTGGCTGGTGCGCGATGGCGCTCCGCACGTGCTGCTGATCCGACGACGATACTGGCCATATGAGGGGCATTGGGCCCTCCCCGGCGGGTTTATCGACATCACCGAGACGCTGGAACAGGCCGCCCGGCGTGAGCTGGCCGAGGAGACGGGGCTGACCGACGTCCCCCTGGAGCCGATACGGCTCTTTGATGCGCCGGGTCGGGACCCGCGCAGGCGCGTGATCACCATGGCCTACCTGGCGCTTCTGGGAGAACGCGGGGACGGCTGGCGACCACGGGCCGGCGACGATGCGGCCGACGCTCGCTGGTGGCCGGTGGCGGATTTGCCCTCCCTGGCCTTCGACCACGGCCAGATCATCGCCGCCGCGAGGGCCCACCTGCGCCGCCGGCTGCTGGGCGACGACCTGGGACGCCACCTTCTGCCCGATCCGTTCACCGCGCGGGAGCTGCGAAGCGCCTTCTCATCCGTCCTGGGCGAGCCGGTGTCGACCCGCTCCGTGCTGCGCCTTCTCCGGGCCGCCGGCGTGATCGAGGGCCTGCCGGGGGGCCGCTATCGCTACCGTCCAATCGCCCAAGGGACGTGGCCCTACTGGTGA
- a CDS encoding glutaredoxin, giving the protein MPLIGKQDQQVLREEFQNLVAPVKLVMFTQETECQYCRETRQIVEELAQLSDKITAEVRDFVTDKEAVEAYKIDKIPAIAIVRGGDEPKDYGIRYFGIPSGYEFSSLIEDILMVSQGESGLSQETKQAVAQINEPVHIQVFVTPTCPYCPMAVRLAHQLALESDLITADMVEAIEFPHLANKYQVMGVPRTVINEDYHLEGAVPEPMLLERVLQAVEAQRSVA; this is encoded by the coding sequence ATGCCGTTGATTGGCAAGCAGGATCAACAGGTTCTGCGAGAGGAATTCCAGAACCTGGTGGCACCGGTGAAGCTGGTTATGTTTACTCAGGAGACGGAGTGTCAGTATTGTCGCGAGACCCGACAGATTGTGGAAGAGCTGGCGCAATTATCGGATAAGATCACGGCCGAGGTGCGCGACTTTGTGACGGATAAGGAGGCCGTGGAGGCCTATAAGATCGATAAGATCCCGGCCATCGCGATCGTGCGGGGGGGTGATGAGCCGAAGGATTACGGGATTCGCTATTTCGGGATCCCGTCAGGGTACGAGTTCAGCTCTCTGATCGAGGATATCCTGATGGTCTCCCAGGGCGAATCGGGCCTGTCGCAGGAGACGAAGCAGGCCGTGGCTCAGATCAATGAGCCCGTGCACATCCAGGTGTTCGTGACGCCCACATGCCCGTACTGCCCGATGGCCGTGCGGCTGGCCCATCAGTTGGCGCTGGAGAGCGATCTCATCACCGCGGATATGGTGGAGGCGATCGAGTTCCCCCATCTGGCCAACAAATACCAGGTGATGGGCGTGCCGCGTACCGTCATCAATGAGGATTACCACCTAGAGGGTGCGGTTCCTGAACCGATGTTGTTGGAGCGTGTGCTGCAGGCGGTGGAAGCCCAGAGATCCGTCGCCTGA
- a CDS encoding histidine kinase, with product MSERELSEEEVARRVAELEARVEDLRRRLPAHSVPPALLIELEELEEELEAARARMRKAKP from the coding sequence ATGAGCGAGCGTGAACTGAGCGAGGAGGAGGTGGCCCGCCGGGTCGCGGAGCTGGAGGCGCGGGTGGAGGATCTGCGCCGACGGCTACCCGCGCACTCGGTGCCGCCCGCCTTGCTGATCGAGCTGGAGGAGCTGGAGGAGGAGCTGGAGGCCGCGCGGGCGCGCATGCGAAAAGCGAAGCCGTGA
- a CDS encoding OsmC family protein, translating to MAVEAKVTWRDGMEFAGTAASGHTVVMDSSAEHGGRNAGFRPMELLLISLAGCTAMDVISILRKKRQKVTGFEINVRGEQADTHPHKYTDIHVEYVVRGEDISPQAVERAIQLSEEKYCSVEATIRGVARITSSYRIEPA from the coding sequence ATGGCTGTTGAAGCGAAGGTTACGTGGCGAGACGGCATGGAGTTTGCGGGCACCGCCGCCTCGGGGCATACGGTGGTGATGGATAGCTCGGCCGAGCATGGGGGCCGGAACGCGGGCTTTCGCCCGATGGAGTTGCTGCTGATCTCCCTGGCCGGCTGCACCGCCATGGATGTGATCTCGATCCTGCGGAAGAAGCGACAGAAGGTGACGGGATTCGAGATCAACGTCCGGGGGGAGCAGGCGGACACGCACCCGCACAAGTACACGGACATTCATGTGGAGTATGTGGTGCGCGGGGAGGACATCTCGCCCCAGGCGGTCGAGCGGGCGATCCAGCTCTCTGAGGAGAAGTATTGCTCCGTCGAGGCCACGATTCGTGGCGTGGCGCGCATCACGAGCAGCTATCGTATTGAGCCTGCATGA
- a CDS encoding co-chaperone GroES, which yields MQVEPLGDRVLVKVIEEESRTASGILLPETAKEKPQRGEVVAVGDGEDIPVSVGDQILYAKYSGTEIRLNGADYLILDVGDILARVKE from the coding sequence ATGCAGGTAGAGCCGTTGGGAGATCGAGTGTTGGTGAAGGTGATCGAGGAAGAGTCGCGGACGGCTTCTGGGATCCTGTTGCCCGAGACGGCCAAGGAGAAGCCGCAGCGCGGCGAGGTGGTCGCCGTGGGTGACGGGGAGGATATCCCAGTGAGCGTAGGCGATCAGATCCTGTATGCAAAGTATAGCGGCACGGAGATCCGTCTGAACGGCGCCGACTATCTGATCCTGGATGTCGGCGATATCTTGGCGCGTGTGAAGGAATAG
- a CDS encoding NrdH-redoxin: MVSKQPRVIVFTTPTCRYCNALKRYLRQHKIKFKDVDISRDERAARDVVRRTGQMGVPVVDIGGKIVIGFDRPKIDRLLGLRN, from the coding sequence ATGGTCTCGAAGCAACCTCGGGTCATCGTCTTCACAACGCCGACGTGCAGGTACTGCAATGCGCTTAAGCGCTATCTGCGTCAGCATAAGATCAAGTTCAAGGATGTGGACATCTCCCGGGATGAGCGGGCGGCGCGAGATGTGGTGCGTCGCACGGGCCAGATGGGAGTGCCCGTCGTGGACATCGGTGGGAAGATCGTGATCGGCTTTGATCGCCCCAAGATCGATCGGCTGTTGGGACTGCGGAACTGA
- a CDS encoding sigma-70 family RNA polymerase sigma factor, with amino-acid sequence MRIRVTKSLSLASEQEEVVGSNDLDEQALVAALKAGDRAACAVMVKRFSPRIYRVALKLMGDPDEAEEVLQETFISACQHVRDFEGRSSLGTWLYRIATNAGLMRLRRRKLETVSIDDPVELEDGEVAPRQLIDWGWNPEKHALNEELRRVMDEAIAALPETLRATFILRDIEGLSTAETAETLGISESAAKVRLHRARMRLREYLTEYFAAHRASVAERGDHDDARP; translated from the coding sequence ATGAGGATACGTGTAACCAAATCCCTCTCCCTTGCATCTGAACAGGAGGAAGTCGTGGGATCGAACGATCTCGATGAGCAGGCGCTGGTGGCTGCGCTCAAGGCGGGGGACCGAGCCGCATGTGCGGTGATGGTCAAGCGCTTTTCCCCGCGCATCTATCGGGTAGCCCTGAAGCTCATGGGCGACCCGGACGAGGCCGAGGAGGTCTTGCAGGAGACGTTCATCAGCGCGTGCCAGCACGTGCGGGACTTCGAGGGCCGCTCCAGCCTGGGGACGTGGCTATATCGCATCGCCACCAATGCGGGGTTGATGCGGCTGCGTCGCCGCAAGCTGGAGACGGTGTCCATCGACGACCCGGTGGAGCTGGAGGACGGCGAGGTCGCCCCCCGGCAGCTGATCGATTGGGGGTGGAATCCCGAGAAGCACGCCCTGAATGAGGAGCTTCGCCGCGTGATGGACGAGGCCATCGCCGCCCTGCCGGAGACGCTGCGTGCGACCTTTATCCTGCGAGACATCGAGGGGCTGTCCACGGCGGAGACGGCGGAGACGCTGGGGATCTCAGAGTCGGCCGCGAAGGTGCGTCTGCATCGGGCGAGGATGCGGCTGCGGGAGTATCTGACCGAATATTTCGCCGCCCATCGGGCATCCGTCGCTGAGCGAGGAGATCATGATGACGCACGTCCATAG
- a CDS encoding hydantoinase/oxoprolinase family protein, with protein MTWMLGIDTGGTYTDAVILDPEQGRVLTSAKALTTHHDLSYGIDAAITMLTGIDISRIGLVGLSTTLATNALVEGRGGRVGLILIGYDPQLIERWGFRRELVTDQVIFLRGGHDLNGREAAPLDVSALREAVLRHEGQVDAWAISGYFGVRNPDHERRARDVVASLSDLPITCAHELTGELNAIRRATTVALNARLIPLIQRLIQAVQHTLRRHHIPATLMVVRGDGALLRADVALRHPVETILSGPAASIVGARYLTGLDDALVIDMGGTTTDVAVLEGGRPIIRNDGAQVGGWRTLVRAVDAQTTGLGGDSHIRWKNGRLRIGPERAIPLSMAIALYPQAADEWRNGGGRSDPPELFALVELTPRWETTSLERQILDALGDGPLSLERLEQRIPRARLYLSRPNRLERYGLIRRVGFTPTDALHVEGIYRAWDVQAAQAAAAALGERMGCSAARLSQYVHERVVRELVIAILNRLVSLEGTAEDVMAAPVARLLVERALGDHRLPDLEVNLRLRRPIVALGAPAAAYFHRVAERLSTEVIIPEHAGVANAVGAVSGSIMHTCEMHITAQYDVTGITGYALHSTAGLWEFESLDEALTFARERGRELAAAGARAAGATEIGIEEEIEEEKATTSWGGDALYLGTRLRFTAIGRPDLQEPPSSEEGPSARPG; from the coding sequence TTGACGTGGATGTTGGGCATCGACACGGGTGGCACATACACGGACGCCGTGATCCTGGACCCCGAGCAGGGCCGGGTGCTCACCAGCGCCAAAGCCCTCACCACCCACCACGATCTCAGCTACGGCATCGACGCCGCCATCACGATGCTGACAGGGATCGACATAAGCCGGATCGGCCTGGTGGGACTCTCCACCACGCTGGCGACCAACGCGCTGGTGGAAGGACGAGGCGGGCGCGTCGGACTGATCCTCATCGGCTACGATCCACAGCTCATCGAGCGATGGGGCTTTCGACGTGAGCTGGTCACCGATCAGGTGATCTTCCTACGCGGCGGGCATGATCTCAACGGCCGGGAGGCAGCACCCCTGGACGTGAGCGCGCTGCGGGAGGCCGTGCTCCGACACGAGGGCCAGGTGGATGCATGGGCCATCTCGGGATACTTCGGCGTGCGGAACCCGGACCACGAACGACGCGCCCGGGACGTGGTGGCCTCGCTCAGCGACCTGCCCATCACCTGCGCCCACGAGCTCACAGGCGAATTGAACGCCATCCGCCGGGCGACCACCGTCGCCCTGAACGCCCGCCTGATCCCCTTGATCCAACGGCTGATTCAGGCCGTCCAGCACACCTTGCGGCGGCATCACATCCCGGCCACGCTCATGGTCGTGCGCGGCGACGGGGCGCTGCTCCGGGCCGACGTCGCGCTGCGACACCCCGTGGAGACGATCCTCTCCGGCCCGGCCGCTAGCATCGTCGGCGCCCGATACCTGACGGGTCTGGACGACGCGCTGGTGATCGACATGGGCGGGACGACGACGGACGTCGCCGTGCTGGAGGGCGGGCGCCCCATCATCCGGAACGACGGGGCCCAGGTGGGGGGCTGGCGCACCCTGGTGCGCGCTGTGGACGCCCAAACCACCGGCCTGGGCGGGGACAGCCACATCCGATGGAAGAACGGCCGTCTGCGGATCGGGCCGGAACGGGCGATCCCGCTGTCCATGGCCATCGCCCTATACCCACAGGCCGCCGACGAGTGGAGGAACGGCGGAGGACGCTCGGACCCTCCCGAGCTCTTCGCGCTCGTCGAGCTGACGCCACGATGGGAGACGACGAGCCTGGAACGCCAGATCCTGGACGCGCTGGGAGATGGGCCGCTCTCGTTGGAGCGATTGGAGCAGAGGATCCCTCGCGCCCGCCTGTACCTGAGCCGCCCCAACCGACTGGAGCGATACGGCCTGATCCGGCGCGTGGGATTCACCCCAACGGACGCGTTGCACGTGGAGGGGATCTACCGGGCATGGGACGTGCAAGCGGCCCAGGCCGCGGCCGCCGCTCTGGGCGAGCGAATGGGATGCTCCGCCGCGCGGCTGAGCCAATACGTCCACGAGCGGGTGGTGCGAGAGCTGGTGATCGCCATCCTGAACCGCCTGGTCTCGCTGGAGGGGACGGCGGAGGACGTAATGGCCGCGCCGGTGGCTCGCCTGCTGGTGGAGCGCGCCCTGGGCGATCACCGCCTGCCCGACCTGGAGGTCAACCTACGGCTGCGCCGTCCCATCGTGGCGCTGGGAGCCCCCGCGGCGGCCTACTTCCACCGCGTCGCCGAGCGGCTGAGCACGGAGGTGATCATCCCGGAACACGCGGGCGTCGCCAACGCGGTGGGAGCCGTCTCCGGTAGCATCATGCACACGTGTGAGATGCACATCACCGCCCAGTACGACGTGACCGGAATCACCGGCTACGCGCTGCATTCCACGGCCGGGCTGTGGGAGTTCGAGAGCCTGGACGAGGCGCTGACGTTCGCCCGAGAGCGAGGGCGCGAGCTGGCTGCGGCCGGGGCGCGTGCGGCCGGAGCCACCGAGATCGGGATCGAGGAGGAGATCGAGGAGGAGAAGGCGACCACGTCATGGGGCGGAGACGCGCTGTATCTGGGAACGCGCCTGCGCTTCACCGCCATCGGACGCCCGGATCTACAGGAACCACCCTCATCGGAAGAGGGCCCCTCAGCGCGCCCGGGATAA
- the mobB gene encoding molybdopterin-guanine dinucleotide biosynthesis protein B, translating to MPPIIAIVGRSDSGKTTFLEKLIPELKARGWRVGVIKHHGHPSPLDQPGKDTWRHAEAGADRVVAASSVELALFERLTEKPSPREIARRFFTDVDIVLTEGHKRSDLPKIEICRAARSRELLCTPDELLAVVSDLRFPIPVPHFDLSDAKGIADLIEERYLSPETAQ from the coding sequence ATGCCCCCGATCATCGCCATCGTCGGCCGCTCGGACAGCGGCAAGACCACGTTCCTGGAGAAGCTAATCCCCGAGTTGAAGGCACGCGGGTGGCGGGTTGGCGTCATCAAGCATCACGGCCATCCCTCGCCCCTGGACCAGCCGGGCAAGGATACCTGGCGGCACGCCGAGGCGGGCGCAGATCGCGTCGTGGCCGCGTCATCGGTCGAGCTAGCGTTGTTTGAACGGCTGACGGAAAAGCCCTCGCCCAGGGAGATCGCCCGGCGCTTCTTCACCGATGTGGACATCGTGCTGACCGAAGGGCACAAACGCAGCGACCTGCCCAAGATCGAGATATGCCGGGCAGCGCGCAGCCGAGAGCTGCTCTGCACGCCCGATGAACTGCTGGCGGTCGTGAGCGACCTGCGCTTCCCGATCCCCGTGCCCCACTTCGATCTGTCGGACGCGAAGGGGATCGCGGATCTCATCGAGGAACGCTACCTCTCCCCGGAAACCGCTCAATAG
- a CDS encoding CHAT domain-containing protein: MDDYADLEIIIQEPAAEESAAQTHAYPVLAFYPGQPRASSVLRLDPMRPQWMKWQERLTEVVRDVGADFLHEVGWALYQKLFTGEVERLWTIAQADLDSGRVPGVRVRLAIDPPAIAALPWELLYDERIGRSIACRSRHPLVRAVGRVGQVPPRRPISIRLPLRVLFIAPEDTGLNWERELQIVRGALKQLGDRAELRTLTGQATFAAFSELLGEWQPHVLHFATHGEFDGTYGQLMFTASPEDRFTEDGLTWVRSDQMRTLLNARGESVRLVVLATCKGAQTSSRPLSEGRLLAGLGPALIQAGVPAVIGMQYEIRDDVAIAFAHALYRSLLGSRHPGRVDAAVADARAELEARWPDHQGYATPVLFLNAEHGRIFTLVGEEGQAAVQVEERPRELPEAEREYLRRQPLRDLRNRMRALADRVAQRQRHLDALQEQMAVYTPAERPLHLQEQIHVLGDELADDEAELAAVRALVTALDDAGAPEEVSPEDFEAGVLTEAVLEEAVAQQPYERAFYAADLARWLQTTYPEYWDRVVRRSGGQLEAERTIYRRLVAMARPGGVSSRRHWFLVQRETRFKRVHY; this comes from the coding sequence ATGGACGACTACGCCGATCTGGAGATCATCATCCAAGAGCCTGCAGCCGAGGAGTCGGCCGCGCAGACGCACGCCTATCCCGTCCTCGCCTTCTATCCCGGACAGCCGCGCGCTTCTTCCGTGCTGCGCCTGGACCCCATGAGGCCGCAGTGGATGAAGTGGCAGGAGCGACTGACCGAGGTCGTGCGGGATGTGGGGGCCGATTTCCTGCATGAGGTGGGATGGGCCCTGTATCAAAAGCTCTTCACCGGTGAGGTAGAGCGGCTGTGGACCATCGCCCAGGCCGATCTGGACTCCGGGCGCGTCCCCGGAGTGCGAGTCCGCCTAGCCATCGACCCCCCGGCCATCGCTGCCCTGCCCTGGGAGCTGCTGTACGACGAGAGGATCGGCCGGTCGATCGCGTGTCGCAGCCGACATCCGTTGGTGCGCGCGGTGGGGCGTGTGGGACAGGTGCCTCCTCGTCGGCCGATCTCGATTCGCCTCCCATTGCGCGTGCTCTTCATTGCCCCGGAAGACACCGGCCTGAACTGGGAGCGGGAGTTGCAGATTGTGCGGGGGGCGCTGAAGCAGCTGGGCGACCGGGCCGAGTTGCGGACGCTGACCGGACAGGCCACTTTCGCCGCGTTCAGCGAGCTCCTGGGGGAATGGCAGCCTCACGTCCTTCATTTCGCCACCCACGGCGAGTTCGACGGCACGTATGGGCAGTTGATGTTCACCGCCTCCCCGGAGGATCGCTTCACGGAGGATGGCCTGACCTGGGTGCGCTCCGATCAGATGCGCACGCTGTTGAACGCGCGTGGGGAGAGCGTGCGGTTGGTGGTGCTGGCCACGTGCAAGGGTGCCCAGACTTCCTCCCGGCCTCTGTCAGAGGGCAGGCTGTTGGCCGGGCTGGGGCCGGCGCTGATTCAGGCGGGGGTGCCGGCGGTGATCGGCATGCAGTATGAGATCCGGGATGATGTAGCCATCGCCTTTGCCCACGCGTTATATCGCTCCCTGCTGGGATCGCGGCATCCCGGCCGGGTTGATGCCGCCGTGGCTGACGCTCGCGCCGAGCTGGAAGCCCGATGGCCCGATCATCAGGGCTATGCCACCCCCGTGCTCTTCCTCAACGCCGAACATGGCCGCATCTTCACACTGGTTGGGGAGGAGGGACAGGCGGCCGTCCAGGTAGAGGAGCGGCCGAGGGAGCTCCCTGAGGCCGAGCGGGAGTATCTGCGGAGGCAACCCCTGCGGGATCTGAGGAATCGGATGCGTGCTCTGGCCGATCGCGTGGCGCAGCGGCAGCGTCATCTGGACGCGCTTCAGGAACAGATGGCCGTTTACACCCCGGCTGAGCGGCCCTTGCATCTGCAGGAGCAGATTCACGTCCTGGGGGATGAGTTGGCCGATGATGAGGCGGAGCTGGCCGCGGTGCGAGCGCTGGTGACCGCGCTAGATGATGCGGGAGCCCCCGAGGAGGTCTCGCCTGAGGATTTTGAGGCTGGCGTGCTCACCGAGGCCGTGTTGGAGGAGGCCGTCGCACAGCAGCCGTATGAGCGGGCATTCTATGCCGCGGACCTGGCTCGCTGGCTGCAGACGACGTACCCCGAATATTGGGATCGAGTCGTCCGTCGCTCGGGCGGCCAGTTGGAGGCGGAGCGGACGATCTATCGCCGGCTGGTGGCGATGGCTCGGCCGGGGGGTGTGTCGTCACGACGGCATTGGTTCCTGGTCCAACGGGAAACCCGGTTCAAGCGGGTTCACTATTGA